ccatgtcacaaagctcgaatcatttcaaattggtttcttaaacatgacaatgagttcactgtactaaaatggcccccacagtcaccagatctcaacccaatagagcatctttgggatgtggtggaacgggagcttcatgccctggatgtgcatcccacaaatctccatcaactgcaagatgttatcctatcaatatgggccaacatttctaaagaatgctttcagcaccttgttgaatcaatgccacatagaattaaggcagttctgaaggcgaaagggagTCAAACAcggtattagtatggtgttcctaataatcctttaggtgagtatattatacaattttatgggaattaaagggcacctattttattgctaaaaactgttatttacaaatatttatttacaaatatttaccaAGCGTGTTCGTGACATTTGATCGTTTTGTCTTAAAACTCGAAAGGCATTAGTTAAAATGcgctaataaaatatttctaattaatatttaatgttcattaccttacttatgagatAAATAGACGTGTAATAAGCGGAATAATATACAGACAGCCGGATGTTATTGTTAAATAAGCCAATACATTATACCTTacttaaaggctctctaagcgaataatgtgggacgtcacttcctgttgatgtttgaactgttttcaaacaaacggagcatagctaacgcctccccctccctctcctgtccgtgctttcatgaacgcgcccaacccccaccccccaaACCTTCTTGCCGTTttttggctggaacactttgttatgttttgttgtgctaggtttggccactatgttgatattgccgtttgtcgagcctgagctgtctacagagattgcGTTTTTTTACAGGTTGATCAgcagacaggcagcaagcagatagtgaggagatgtttgctgtatgtaacaaaaaatgttttatggtctaaaacgcgtcaattcgcttagagcgcctttaacatcctacattttaacaaaaggttatttgttgtaaaaaggggttctttagattataaaactGTAAGAAATAAATGGTtcttttaagaacctttgacttTGGTTCTTTACAGAAACAAATATGCTGCTTCTATGACATCGCTGTCAAGAACAATTTAAgcactttatttttttgaagtgtataaataataaagctTTAAGTCATAAAATGTTAGTCCcagagtttaaaaaaaagaatatcTGGCAAGCATTATATGGTGTAGACCAGGTGTCTCCAAacttttgtgagcaagggctatcacaatagataaaacaatctggagcgCTACTTTTTTGAAATGGTctacttaaaattttttgttttacttgttgattttattttagtttagttgttaatttgttttatcattgttcAAAAATTGTAttcataaaagaagccaagctaatgtaaaaatataattaaggctattaataaaatgtgctttggaGGGCACCATGTTAGAGACCACTAGTGTAGACTTCATTAGAACTACTTTCTTCCACTACAAGAATGATACAGAAGAAATGAAGATATGTTTATCCATATGCACAGATTGCAATGCTTAAGGAAATGAGTGTGCTTCAGTCTGTTAATGCTGTTTTGTCCGTGATATTGTCTCAGACAGGAATCTTCCCCAGAGGTCTGGATTTGATCAAATTTTAAACAAGCTTTGCGTCAGTTGTCTGACTCTACAGTAATTTACAGGCGTGGTCAAGCACTGCCTTACACTTTCTGGCCCCAGTTTTACTGTAACAATGCCACACCTACCCATAATGCACCATTCTCAGATAGAAAAAAACATGACAAGACAAAGCTTTttgattaatgttaatttaaaaatgttaatattgTCACAACCTTAAGTCAAGTCGCATCATATCTGGCGCTTATCTGTACACTAAATGGAAATTAAACTAGATTATTGTGGAAACTTATTGCCACTACATCATATCATGATAAATAAAACTCCTAGTTACCACGCAACCTCTCCTttcttattttgaaataagaaaGTACAAGCTGatctaaaattatttattagttaaaCGTTAACATCGTtatgatttgcacaacattggtatgtgtgtgtttactcaaaCAGACTATTAACAAGTTCACATGCAAGATATTAAGCAGAGAAAATGTGGTAGGAGTACTGCCTACAGATAACCTACATCTTTATTCCACGTACGTGTCCACATGATTTGGTTTTCTGAGTATATCACAGGCCTATGAAAACAACTTAAACAATTGTGTACATTGAGTAGTCAACTAATAGgacatttgttgttttatttacagtaaagGTGAATAAGATTGGATCTTTaattatgcaataaataaaGACCCCATTTCATGTAGAAATAGTTTATGCACACCATTTCCCTTAATTTTCTAAGTATGCTGGAAAAGATCAAGGCTCTCCAAACGCATGCGTGCAGAATAACACAACTGTCTTGATATGTTAGGATAAATGAGCGCATTTGGCAGCCTATGCCCTCCATTAAACGTCATAAAAATGGGGCTGTGATGATTTCGGACTCCTCTGAGGGATGGACGTGAGGATGTCGACTCCCTCGACCTCTGTCACAGATCCTCCTGGCGCGTGTCCACGCACAGCTCCTCTCATGGGACGCGTTATTTAAACGACACACAGCTGACTTTCCCGTTATAATCCAGAGAGAAACGAAGGAAAGTGGCCAGCGCGCTCCAGGAATAAAGCTTCTGGTGAGTGAGTTCACGCGTTTTTTTCTTCATATTTCACATGAATGATGTTATTTGGAAAGACTTGGGttacatttaaagtcaccatgaatgtccaaaatgtttaacaattgtaatgtttgcatttacATTAACTTTAAAATGAGTTAAACTGATGGTTTCTTAAAATTTACATATAAAGTCCTGGTTAAAAGCATGTGTTATCTGGGGTCGAATCCATAGCCTTTACAAAAACGTTACCAACTGCATAAAGGgaacaaaataaatatacaataaatgAAATTCAGTAGGCTATATAACCATCAAAGTTAATTGGTCGAATCTTATAGCATATTTAAAAACCTAACTCTAAAAATATGTTGTATTTATCTGATTTAACttctatttaaaatattttacaggTAACTCTGTTACTGTCGCAATGGAGTTGGCGCGCAACGCCACCGCATCGCACGCGCTCTCATCGCAGCAGCAGACCACGAGACTTTCCACGCTCGGCGGCAGAGACGGCAACGCGTACTTGTACATCGTCATCGTCGTATCCTTCTATGGAGTCTTTCTCATCGCTGTCATGCTCGGTTACATGCGCACCAAACAGCGCGAGAAGAGACGCTCGAATGCGTTCACGCGCCTTCTGCACGAAGTGGAGCAACGCGAGTGGGGCGCGAGCCAAAAAAAGCACAGTTTCAGCCTCCCTTCGTTTCCCGCGCTGTGCTCCACGCCCGTCCCGTTCACGCTAAACACCGGCAGGCACGCGGGATTCGCGCTCGAGGGCGGGCGCGTGTTGGCACCTCTGGCCTGCGTGCTCTGCTCGGTGGAGCAAAGCAGCGTGAGTTCTCTCAGCTCCACAGCCGATGTGCGATTCACTATAGAGGAGGAGGAACCCGGGTCTGAGGAACCGGTAAAGACTGGTTTGGGTTCTGATCAGAACTGCGAAGTGGAAAACGTGAACGAAACTTCCTGACTAGGTTCCGTCACGGGGCTGAATGACTTTTTCTTattcttcaaaaacaaaaaatggttcttttaagaGCAACTGACTGAAAAGTTATTTAGAGaaacaaaaatgtttcttttttggcattactgtgaagaacctttgaagaacaatattttttacagtgtaattttgTATTGGTCATCTCTGTCATCAATTTGACAGCAAGAAAGTTCTTTCTCTGTTTAAAGGAGATCGCATTTGGTGTATTTGCAGCATTAATAAATGCAATATATGTAGTGGTAAATATAAACTGTTCAACGCGATGGGAACGCATCGCCATAAACCTGGAATAACTTGAAAAAGCTCTTTCCTTATATC
This sequence is a window from Misgurnus anguillicaudatus chromosome 24, ASM2758022v2, whole genome shotgun sequence. Protein-coding genes within it:
- the kcne4 gene encoding potassium voltage-gated channel subfamily E member 4, which produces MELARNATASHALSSQQQTTRLSTLGGRDGNAYLYIVIVVSFYGVFLIAVMLGYMRTKQREKRRSNAFTRLLHEVEQREWGASQKKHSFSLPSFPALCSTPVPFTLNTGRHAGFALEGGRVLAPLACVLCSVEQSSVSSLSSTADVRFTIEEEEPGSEEPVKTGLGSDQNCEVENVNETS